In Eubalaena glacialis isolate mEubGla1 chromosome 4, mEubGla1.1.hap2.+ XY, whole genome shotgun sequence, the genomic window ACGGCTGGAAAGAGGGGGAGAAATAAGAAGCACGGGACAGGCCTGTGGAAAGCAGACGCACTGTGAGATTCTGAAGCAGGCGTCCCCTTTCATTCACGGGACAGGGACAGGGAGGAGGAGAGCCAGCCCGTGCTTACTAAGGCCCCACACATCACCCAGGGCCAGAGGGGAAGGCCTGATGCCCGTAAGGACCGTCTCTGGGAGCTGgctgtgttttttttcctcctgaaagcAGATGATAGAACACCCTGAAGGTGCTAAGACCCAGACCAGGAATGGAAATGAGTGCCGGCTCCCTCCTGACCAGCAGCTCAGGCTTCCTGGGGAGGCGGAAACGTGCCCTTCTGGCCAACCCAAGCCAGGTACTTGCCAGCCGCTTCTCCTGCTCCTGGAGGTCCATATGTTACAGAGATCTGGggtgtgtttatttaaaaaaggacGCATGCAActcatgggggttggggggaattTGGGGATCAACCGTGAATGAGTTTGCATCTGAATATCTCAGACctctgggcagggggaggggagagaagtggGGCAAAGCCACACCACGACGCCCCAAAGGAGACCCCGATTCCTGCCCGCCAGCCATCCAGCGAGAACTCAAGGTGGGCGAGGAAACCGCCTTGGGTGTGAGTTTGCTGCCACATCAGCCTTGTTGCTGGCAGCCTCCCCCACCGGGCACAGAGCCAGAATCTGcttcaggaaggaaggggggTGAGGAGGGTGCCTTATGCGAGACCAGCCCGCGGGGGTGGGGATTCGAAGTTCCCCGCCCAGACGCGCACCCGCCAAGCCCCTCGCAGAAACAGCAGGCGGCCAGGCCGGGAACCAGGGTCTGGGGAGCTACCTCCTGGTCCTGGCCCGGGGCAGCAGGACAGGGGCACAGGCGATGCCGGCAAAGGACTCCGGGAAGTGCAGGTCGCGCTCCCACTCGTCCGTCTCAGTGTTGTACACCTGCACGATGCCTGTCACATTGTTGAGCCGCCAGTTGTAGCCTCCAACGATGTAGATCTTCCTGTCCAGCAGGCAGCAGCCGGCCTCTGACTGTCCAGCCCGCATGGGGCTCACACTGGTCCACTGGTCCGTCTCGGGCACGTAGTACTCCACGGCCAGCACGTCAAAGCAGCGGTCAACGTGGTCCATGCGGCCGCCGAGGGCGTAGATGCGGCCGCCGGCGCCCACCATGGCGTGGAGCACTCGGGGCTCGCTCATGGGAGCCTTGAACTCCCACTGGTCGGTCTCGGGGTCGTAGCAATGCAGGGCCTTCTTGTCCTCCACCGAAATGCCGTAGCCGCCCGAGATGTAGAGGCGGCCCCCAGACGAGGCACCCGCGTGGCCCCATGTGCGGCGCTTCAGTGAGCAGGCGTAGCCCCACTCATTGCGCCGCGGGCAGTACCTCTCAACTGAGGCCAGGCTGCCGGCCCGGTTGCGGCCGCCCGTGGCGTATACCATGCCGCACAGCACGTTCAACTGGAACTGGATTCGGCTCTCCTGCATGGCCTGCAGGCGCAGCCAGCGGTTCAGGTGGGGGTCGTAGCGGTAGCAGGAGTCCACAGCGCCCTCGCCACTGCGGTACTGCAGGTGCTGACCCCCGGCCACATACACGAAGTTGTCCAGCACGGCCACGCACGTGTGGCTGCAGCCCACCTCCATCTCCGTCAGCTCACGGAAGTGGCGGGCCCCCGGCTCGGGCAGCTGGTACACCTTGCTGCTGACCGAGCGGTCGCTGTCGGTGTAGGGCGTGCCGCCAAAGGCAACCAGCGAGGGCACGTCCGAGCGCACGGCTGTGCGCGGCGACTGCATCTCATGCTGCCGGAAGGGGAGCACCTGGTAGTTGAAGGCCTCCAGCAGGTACTGGCGGCACAGCACGTCCTCCACCATGATGTCCAGCGTCTGCACGCTGTCCACCAGGTCTGAGGACCGCATGAGCGGGAAGCGGATGTGGCAGAGCACGTGACTGGCGCGCAGCCGCCGGGCGGGGTCGTGCTGCAGCCAGCGGACGGCCACACGGAACAGGTCAATCTCGGCGCAGCTCTGCAGCCGGTTGCTCTTCAGGAAGAAGACGAGGCGCTCCAGCGGCAGGTGCAGGAAGTCCTCCTCCTCGGCAATCTGCAGGAAGTGCCGGAAGGTGAAGGTGTCCACCGATTCCTTGAGCGAGGCCAGGCTGAAGGTGGTGGCCATGTGGCCGATGTTGAGGCAGGTCTCCACGCTCATGGCGGCCTTGAGGAACTCCTCACACAGCTCCACCACGGGCAGCATCTGCAGGAACACGGCTGCACCCAGCACGTCCTGCACACAGTCCAGGTCCAGTGTCACCTCAGCACTGTAGGCGAAGTCGATGATGTGCCGCAGGCCGCGGGCCGACACGCCCTTCAGCTCAATAACGTCCTGGCTCGTCTCCCTCATGCCGCCCGTGAACATGGCCCTGAAGGTCAGAAacacagcatgtgggctcagggCAGCCAAGGGGCACTGTGGCTGCCCGAGCATGGCCTGGCCCCGGGACACTGCGAGCAGGGCACGGCCGGCCAGGGGAAAGCAGGCCGGATGCTCATTAAAGAcaggcaaaaaggaaaagaaagatttttaatccaCCCCTAGCCATGCGTCTTCCTACAAGCAGCAACTCCCCACTCTGCCCCCCTAGGTGGAGCCCTGCCTGGCCTCACCCAGAGGTGTGCGGTGCTGGGGCTCAGCTGACTCAAAGGGCGGGGACCAGGGGCTGCTCGCTGCGGGGCTGGTGCGGCTGTGCAAGAGAAGACCAAACCTTGGCTTTGGCTCTGGCTCTGGGGACAGGTCTCCAGCCCCACCTTAACACCCAGCCCTGGACGACCACGCCAGTGGCAAGTTCAGGAGACAAGGCAGGGACCCCCAAGGGCACTAGGCACTGTAGTTCACAGAGCCCAGCCCCTCACGTGGGCAGCTGGCTCCACCTTCCCCAGCCTGGGTCACTGTCACATGGGTTGGGGAGGGGTGAGGGTGCCCAGGTCAGAGTGCCCAATCAGGGGGCTGTGCTAGGGTCCCTGCCATCTCCAGAGGCTTACGTGGTCAGGAAAGCCCCCTGAGAATGGCCCAAAGGAACACCAGCCCATCGTGAGACCTGCCCCCCAGCAGCAAGTAACCCCAGCTGTCAGCCTGCTATCCTGCTCTGAGAAGCAGTGCTAACGTGAGCGCTGCTGAGAGACGTAGGCCCTGGGTCACAGCTCCCCATGGCCTTTGAGGGCCCCCCACCAGGAAGAGGGGTGAGAACCCCAGTGCCTGCTCAGGGTTCATGGCAGGTTCTAGAAGATGGCGTGTGCTCCAGCTTGGGGCAAACTGGCATTTCATCATAATTATAACTACCATCAGCACACATCTGTGACAGCCGTCTGAGGGGAGAGAACTTCCCGACCTTGCCCGACAGATGCCCGTCCCCTAGTCGCACACCCAGTGGGCCCAGCTCAGGCCCCAGAGGAGGGACAGCTGAACTTGGTGCTGCCGTGGGGCCACTAACAACCGCCCAACCCTCCACCGCAGTGCTCTACCAGCCCCCTGGACCCTGCCCCTTCTTGTCCCCGCAAGTCCCGTCAGTCCATCGAAGGCAGAAGCAATCACGGTGACGGTGACGGGAGGGAGCATTGCCTTTTAAGGCCTCACCAACTGCAGTGCCAGCACAGAGGAGCCTTTAAAGGGCAGTTCTGGCTGGGCCAGCCCGCCCGTCCCCAAATCCAGAACAAAAATAGAAGCGGCGCCCCAGATGGCTTGGCTGCTCCAACTCCCCAGAATGGCCCCTCTGAGCCCGTGGGGCGGGCAGCCAGGGGGCGCACCAGGCAAGGCACCCCAGCTGCGAGGAACATGCAGCCCGAGACGGGCACCTGGGATGGCAGGTGGGAACGCTTCGGCCACCCCTGGCAAAGTGGGGCTGAAGAACCACCCCCAGGGCGGCACCCCAGCTCTctctggtgtcaggaggaagctTGCCAGCTGGTCACTAAGGGAATGAGGGAGACTGTCCCCAGcctgtgacagcccccagctgatGAGAAtggcccccagccctgctccgTGGGGCCCTCGCTCCCCTGCTCAGCCAGGCACAGGGAAGGAGCTTTCAGGAAAGGGCCTTCAGGGTAGAGAGACCTGTACACCCAGCAAGGCCTCACTCATCACGTGGGGCCTtggacagagcctggcacacacaaGGGCTGCCGAGCAGGTGTCCCTCCCATCCCTCAGCCTGAGCACAGGTGCCATGAGGGCAGAGCTCGTGCCTGTCTTATCCCTGCTAAATCCCCAAGGCctagaacagcgcctggcacatgcAGGCATcaaataaagacttagaatgAAAACCTGATGGAGCCCTGCCACCTTGGCAGGGCAGAAGCTGCTAATCGGGCACCCACCTCTGTCCCCCAGGCATGCTCTGCTTGTCTGCTCAGTGTCCCCCATAAGTTTGAATAAGTAGCAAACCTGGAAAAACCTGCAGGTTTACTGGACTTCTCTCCAAACCCAAAGATGGGCTAACCCCAGCCATTTTCCCTCAGAGCCATCCCCGGCTAGATGCCCAGCCCTGagatcttccctcttagaagggCGGCACCCTCCACCCTGCCCCTGGGGGCCCACGCTCACCTGAAGTAGTCGCTGCAGGCGGCCAGGACCACCTTGTGCGCGTGAAAGGTCTCTCGGTTGATGGTGAGCACGACATCCAGGAGTTGGCCCTGGGCGCGGAGGGCAGCGAGGCCCTGCAGGAGGCTGGTGCTGTGGCCCGGGGCCGAGAAGGTACACTTGAGGGCCCCGTTCTTGTCGGCCATGCTGCGGGAGAGCAGAGGTGGGCAGGTGGCTCACAGGCCTCAGGGCCGTCTGGTCCCTGGGCAGGTTTGGCAGGGCTCTGAAGTTGCCCCGGGTGGAGGCAAAATTGCCAGAACCAGCCCCAGAGAAGTGGAAACCAGGCCTGGGTCCCAATGGTGTCTGCCACCTGTCCACTGACTGGCCGTGGCAGTGGATGCGCCTCTCCAGCCTCCATTTGCCACCTGTGAAATGGGTTTGATGCAGGACCTGCAGAGGCTCCCGCATcccttttttttgtatttgagaTGAGATTCACATAACATTCATCATTTTaaactgtacaattcagtggcataaaATCCACTCAcaatgttatgcaaccatcacctctatctagttccagaacatttcagCACTGTGAAAGAAGACCCATACCCATTACCAGTCACCCCCCCCcaattcccctcccccagcccctggcaaccactaatctgcttcctGTAACtacagatttgcctgttttgatgtttcatataaatggaatcatgcaacatgcggtcttttgtatctggcttctttcactcagcctgatgtcttcaagtttcatccatgttgtagcgtgtgtcaacgcttcattcctttttctagctgagtaatattcccctGTGTGGACACACCATAATTCCTTTATCTGTTCACCCATCTATGAACCTTTGGGTTGCTTCCAACCTTctcctctttaaaaatttatttcattagcTTTCATTCTAAAATGACCtgtgccggggcttccctggtggtgcagtattGCGGCTCATGGGCCGCTTCTATTTTTATTCTGGATTTGGGGacgttaggaatctgcctgccgatgcaggtttgagccctggtccgggacgatcccacatgccaaggagcaactaagcccatgtgccacaactactgagcccgcgctctagagcccacgagccacaatactgaagcctgcatgcctagagcccatgctcgcaacaagagaagccactgcaatgagaagcccgcgcaccacaacgaagagtagcccctgctcaccacaactagagaaagcccgcgcacagcaacgaagacccaacacagccaaaaataaataaataaacaaataataaaaaataaaatgacctgTGCCTACTGAGTGCTCATTTTAAGGTATAGGACTCCCCATGTCACCTCACTGTCCCCTGTGCCCCAGTGAGCCATCCCCACGAGTAagcccctcttctctcccctgcAGGAGGCAGGGTGGGATTAGTTGCCAGCACAGAGCTCCAGCACAAGTCTGAAGGAGGAACTCAAAACCTGCAGCCTCCCGGGTGGCACTAAGCCCCGGGGTTGGGGGTGCCATGGGCCAGCTTCTCACCGTGGGAGAGGGAGAGCCACCTCCAGCAGGTGCTGACCTTCAGGTCTAGCCACTCTGACACCAGCCAGCATGGCTCTTGTGCCCTGTACCCCAGGGGAGGGCGGCCACATGACCATAAAGTCACCCTGGCCGTTTACAAAAGAATTTCGCTCTGGCTGCACTCGGTGGACACCCAGTCGAGGGGAAACGCCTGTCAGTCCTACCTTTCAGGGACACGCTAAGCAGTTTGTCCACAGCCCCAGGGCTGTAAGAGGACACAGgaggactgaacccgggcccagGAAACAGCAGGTTGCATGGGATCTTCCTGTCACCAATGTAAGGAAGTCATAAAACCAAGAATAACTGCCCTAAGATGGATTTACCTACGGGGGCAGTTAGCTGGGGATGCGATAAGTAAAACAGATTCCTGCACCTCAAAATGAGGATGCACAAGGCAAAGGTTGCcttggaataaaaataaagttttgaaaAGGAGAggggtggaaataacccaaatgcccatcagtggatgaatggataaacaaaacgtggtgtatgcatacaatggaatattactcagtcataaaaaaagaatgaagctgagtcatgctacaacatggaagaaacttgAAGACATCAGGCTTAGTGAAAGCCGCCAGACACGAAAGGCCACgtgttgcatgattccatttatatgaaatgtccagaaatccacagagacagaaagcagattagtggttgccaggggctgggggagggggggtgtggaGTGACCGCCTGAGGGTACAGGATtccctttggggtgatgaaaacgttctggaaCTAAACAGAGATGATAGTTGCACGACATTGTAAAagcactaaatgccactgaattatatactttaaaatggtgaattttatgttatatgactttcacctcaaaaacaaaacaaaactcaaggaCATCTGAGCCTTCTCAGGTCATGGGCAAAACCCTGCCATGACCTCCAGGGCCTCACAGCATACAAGGCCTCTGTGGCCCAGCCCCTATCACCCCCACTCGCTTCCCCTCAtcccctaccccctccccagcccctttcccctttgctgtTTCATCTCGGAAAACTTTTGTAGAAATGCAtcgatagggcttccctggtggcgcagtggttgagaatctgcctgccaatgcaggggacacgggttcgagccctggtctaggaggatcccacatgccgcggagcaactgggcccgtgagccacaactactgagcctgcgcgcctggagcctgtgctccgcaacaagagaggccgcgatagtgagaggcccgcgcactgcgatgaagagtggcccccgcttgccacaactagagaaagccctcgcacagaaacgaagacccaacacagccataaataaattaattaattaaaaatttttttaaaaaaagaaatgcatcgaTAAATGAGTTTAGGAGGCCCTAATATATCACTTCCTCctccaaacacaacagaagggAGCAATGCCCATCAGCCTCCATGGGGTCAAGAGCCTTCCCAGGACTctctcagcccccaccccaccccaggcaaaGGCCATCCTCCCCAGCCCTCTGCTCTCTCCCCATGGCCTCCGGCTCTCTGGAACTTGCTTTCCCATTCCTGGGACTGACGCCTGCCCACAAATGAGGGTCAGGAATGTGGGCACTGGTCTTCCCaagaaagcaggaagagaaagaaggctcCTCGACTCCTACTGCCCACCGGCTCCCAAAACACAACCAGGGGTAAAAGAGCTGACGCTGGGCACAAGACACACAGTCGCTGCTGACGGGAGGTCCCCGACTCGCACAGGCCGCCCACCTCAGCGGCCCTTCTGCAGAGCCTCGGGAAAAGGGGTAAACCATCCAATGGGCAGaggggctgcagggccctgggcacTGCCTGCAGGCCTGCGAGATGCTCAGGGTTCCGAAGGTGTGGGGACATGGCGGGGGGACAGGGGACGTGGCAGGGGGACACCACCTGTGCTTAGCGGAAAACCATCCTGTCTCTGGGAGGCAGGAACACATGTGATTCAGAGCCCAGCGCTGTGGTCATCTGAGCTGGTGATACTGGGACGCCAGTGGTGTCGGTAGCCAGATCCTGGGTTTGTCCCGGAGGCTGGGTGTGCAGAccgtggagggagggaaggaaagggaccCAGGAGGACCCTGAGTCTCTAACTTGGCTGAGTCGCCTCTCCCCACCAGGTGGAGGGGATGCCCACCTCACACgcccccctcctctcccaggcAGGAAGCAGCCAGTGCTGCTGCATCCAGCCCATCCTTCCTGACTGGGTCACTACTCGGATCCGAGTCTCTGCTCTTTTGGTTTCCCAAGAACCCCACCTGACCCATGTTCTGAAGATCACGAAGAGAATGTCATTGGACCCTCAGGATTCAGAAGGCCTCAAACTGTACCCACCCACTGGCCAGGGCTGCCCTCAGCCATACAGGCCCTGCCAAGACATCTCCAGGGACAGGGTCTTGCTGTGTCCTCTCGGCGACACCCTGTGACGGGCCTCTGGACCGCCGAGCCAAAGCCACATCCCACATGAGCCTCCAAGGACCCTTGAGGTGCTCAGatccatccccccctcccccactctcctcaTGGGCTTTTTTGTCAGCCCCTTGTCTGTTTCTCATGGGTGGGAGGACACAGCATGAATGAGACAGAGCAGACCAGCCCTCGTCAGGCACACAGTCCGGGAAATGGGGACCCAAAGTGGTCACATCATCCAGAACTGGCTTCACATCAAAGCTGTGAATGTCTCGCGGGGAGGAGACAGGAGCTGGGAGCAGAGAGGTGCAGAGGCCAGAAAAAGCGGGGGTGTCCCCGGCTtctcctcccagctctgccacccctGAGGTTAGACAGTGATGCCCAGCCTCTCCCTGGGAGCAGAGGGCTTGGCTGCATCCTGGGTGTTGGCCCTAAGGCTCGACTCCCACGAACGGCTGTCCCTGTGCAGAGCCACCTCCCCTCCCAAGACGGGCCCCCTCCTGCCTGGGGCCAGGTGCTCCACCTTCCCTGTGCAGCACAGTGGCCTGGGATCAGGGACGGCTGGTGTGACCCCTTGGAACCTCCCTCCCAGGACCAGGGGGCAGAGAAGAGGTGTGTCTCAAACCAGGGACCGTGTTAAGATGCAGACACAGACGTAGACTTGGCCAGTCTGGGTAGCCCCGGGGATGGCAGTGCTGCTCTCCGCAGATGCCACTCAGCACAGCAGGGGCTGCGGGGTGTGAGGAGGTGACACGCAGACAGCACCTGTGCGCCACTTGCATCACCAGGATCCCCTAGAGTCATCCAAGCCTGGATCCTGGCCCTGAGCAGAGTGTCTGGAGGGTTGGGCTGGGACCCAAAGCCTGGGAGGTGAATCTTGGCCAGACCCACTCCGGAAAGACTGCCCGGACTGCACCACGGCCCTTGCTGCTCCAGGCTCCGGCACCTGGTGTGAGGAGCAGAGGGCAGGATTCCGAGGCTGCCCTGCTATCTGCCAGCTGTGTGACTAAGGCACGTCCCCTGGTCTTCTGGGTCTTCATTTTCTCAGCTCTCAAATGGGGCAGgcaggactgccctggtggtccagtggttaagactctacgcttccactgcagggggcatgggttcgatccctggttgggaactaagatcccacatgctgcacagcgcggccaaaatttttttaaaaggtggggaggggaagggaggagcagACGTCACAGAGCTGCCATGAGGCTCCTCGGCCCCCATCACCTTCTGGGAAATGAGGGACCATAGACCCACTTCCCCCAGCTTCACTTTGGGCTGGCAAGGCCCAGTGGGGGGCTACATCCTGCCACCAACCATACAAGCCACTCATATGCCTTTGAATGGGGCCAAGTGCTTGGGAACTTGAAGCTTGGAACCACCCACAGAGCACCAGCCCACGGCAGGTGTCAAGTGAGCCTGGCTGGCCTCTCTGTGGACACCTCACCTCACAGATTTTGTATATTCCCCCAACCCAGCCTTTGACATTTTGCTTTTAGCTGGCCTCAGTTTTTTCTTAGAAGTTCCTCTGAGAGTGTGAGGCAAGCTGGGAGGATTTCCTGTGCCTCCTCTGAGCTCTGGGGAATGGCGTGCCTATGCATGTTTTCACCAGAAGAAAGATCTCACACCAGAGGCAACTTCATCCTGGGGCTGCTTGGTCCCTGGACATATATTTACTGTGGTCCTCCATATATAAAGAGCACCAAGAAATCAATACAAAGCCAGCAATGTCACAGAAGGATGTGGGCTGACGGTTCCTAGGAAAGGAAGCACAGCTGGCTGGAGAGACCTAAGACTCAGCCTCGCTCACGATAAGGGAAGTGTGCTTGCCAAAGGACTGGCTTGACCCCTCAGGTGGGCAGAGTCATGGGGTGGGCCATCTGGCAGCAGACGCTCTTGTCCATTCCCAGCAGGAGTGCAAAGAGGGACAACTCCCAGGCAGGCAGTTTGGCAGATCTAGCAAAATTCTAAAGGCTCACATCCTTGACCTAGCAAGTCTACTTTTGGGATTTACCTGAGATGTACTCATATGTGCAAGTTGAGAGATGTGTGAGGATATTTACCAAATACCATTTCTGGGGGCTGAAGATGGGAAACAAGCTAAACACCCTTTAAGGGGGTACAAAGGGCTGCCCTCCAGCTGAGCACGGAGGCCGTGCATACTCTAAGCGTTAAAACGCTCCTCTGCAGGAGTTAGGACACCCCGGCCCAGGAACCCCTACAAAGCCCATAGCACTTCTGCTTACAGGGTGTGGAGCCCAAGTTGCACCAAGGGGGTAGGAAACGGCCCCTTTCTGCACATGCCTCATCCTGTCCCAGGCGCTCCTCCTCGTGCCTCCAGCAAGGCTCACGGCACCTCACAAGGCTGGTTTCCTCCTCCCATCTCACCAGTGGGACAACTGTCTCTGAAGCCCCCACCGCTACCCCACACACACCTCACAGCCTCTGGGGAActcaaggaaggagggaggaagccgGCAGGGGCCAAAGTCCCCAGCCTAGACAGAGAAGCAGGCTTGGCCGGGCGGAGgtgggcaggaggaagagggagggccgGGGCCTGGGACCGATGACTAAGGGAAGGACCCATTACTCAGACCGGCCCAGACAGGGGGCGGCTGGCGAGGCGGGGCCCCGGGCCCCCAGGAAGGCGGCAGCGGCAGCCCTTGAGCTAGTCCGAGTCTGCAGACGGCCACCCAAGCCACGGTCACCCGCGCTGAGTCATCGGAGCCAATGCGTCAGCAGCCGGGTCAGGGCGTCTCTGGAGGCCACTCACTGCCTCCCCAGCTGCACCCTCAGCCTGGACCTGGCCTCTGACCATGTGCCCCCCGCTGTCCTGACCCCAACCTCCGCGCTGTGTCTCTCTAGCACTGTCATCAGGCACCCCCAGCCATGTGCAGTCCCGTGCTGGACACGGGGACACAGCTGTTGCCTCCCTCTGGATGTCCCTGCACAGGGGCTGACAGCCAGTGGGACTAGGTGGGGTAAATGCCCACCTGTGGCAGGATCCCCACAACCTCCAGGCATCCCCAGCCTGCTGAGCCCATTGCCCAAGCTGTCGCTGGATCCTTGCTGGCGCCCCCTGTGGGGACTCCTTCCTGCCCCCCATTCTTCATGGGGTCACCCCCCAAATACACCAGGGGCTAGAGTCCTTGCCTCAGGGCCTGCATCGGGGGGACCCAAGGCAGGATGGCCTAGTGAGGGACAGCCACAGGAGGTGCAGAGCCACACCAACAGTGACAGGGCCCCGCGACGGCGGTAGGGGCTGCCTTGGGAGCAGCACTTGGCGGGGTGGGcgctcccctc contains:
- the KLHL26 gene encoding kelch-like protein 26; its protein translation is MAASGGGGGAGGGGFGAGPGPERPNSMADKNGALKCTFSAPGHSTSLLQGLAALRAQGQLLDVVLTINRETFHAHKVVLAACSDYFRAMFTGGMRETSQDVIELKGVSARGLRHIIDFAYSAEVTLDLDCVQDVLGAAVFLQMLPVVELCEEFLKAAMSVETCLNIGHMATTFSLASLKESVDTFTFRHFLQIAEEEDFLHLPLERLVFFLKSNRLQSCAEIDLFRVAVRWLQHDPARRLRASHVLCHIRFPLMRSSDLVDSVQTLDIMVEDVLCRQYLLEAFNYQVLPFRQHEMQSPRTAVRSDVPSLVAFGGTPYTDSDRSVSSKVYQLPEPGARHFRELTEMEVGCSHTCVAVLDNFVYVAGGQHLQYRSGEGAVDSCYRYDPHLNRWLRLQAMQESRIQFQLNVLCGMVYATGGRNRAGSLASVERYCPRRNEWGYACSLKRRTWGHAGASSGGRLYISGGYGISVEDKKALHCYDPETDQWEFKAPMSEPRVLHAMVGAGGRIYALGGRMDHVDRCFDVLAVEYYVPETDQWTSVSPMRAGQSEAGCCLLDRKIYIVGGYNWRLNNVTGIVQVYNTETDEWERDLHFPESFAGIACAPVLLPRARTRR